One genomic region from Anolis sagrei isolate rAnoSag1 chromosome 7, rAnoSag1.mat, whole genome shotgun sequence encodes:
- the FOXR1 gene encoding forkhead box protein R1: MELHLHCQAFWASLHLQSGLLDWDMAAELGLGPPPQGPTSQVTPKGCRQLERPKEEEEEDAHRTEVKPHLWMWVNPNEVCPIPGRVFSVPEPPSLPGDAPLADPQAPAPPPSDPEGTQKDPRVPPASEAEKAPSGVGPGVPPKAPGPPEAPAPKPKKPKAFRSHGRRLKRAQGEWPRPPLNYCILISLALRSSVDSSLTVQEIYQFTRQHFPFFRTAPEGWKNTVRHNLCFSSSFEKTTDFVCLEGNRKSRLWRLTSEGRRRFQEEAQALPTDLMGLVHQSMDRPELLRSLFGL, translated from the exons ATGGAGCTTCACCTGCATTGCCAGGCTTTCTGGGCCAGCCTCCACCTTCAGAGTGGCCTCCTCGACTGGGACATGGCTGCTGAGCTGGGCCTGGGACCCCCACCCCAAG GCCCCACTTCTCAGGTGACCCCCAAGGGATGTAGGCAGCTGGAAAGgccaaaggaagaggaggaagaggacgctCACA GGACCGAAGTGAAGCCCCATTTGTGGATGTGGGTCAACCCCAACGAGGTCTGCCCCATCCCAGGGAGGGTCTTCTCTGTGCCGGAGCCCCCTTCCTTGCCTGGTGATGCCCCTCTTGCGGACCCCCAGGCACCAGCACCGCCGCCCTCCGACCCAGAGGGAACCCAAAAGGACCCAAGGGTGCCTCCTGCTAGTGAAGCAGAGAAG GCTCCCTCTGGAGTGGGTCCTGGAGTTCCCCCAAAGGCCCCGGGGCCCCCCGAGGCCCCTGCCCCGAAGCCCAAGAAGCCCAAAGCCTTCCGGTCGCACGGCCGGCGGCTGAAGAGGGCCCAAGGGGAGTGGCCCCGGCCTCCCCTCAACTACTGCATCCTCATCAGCCTGGCCCTCCGCAGCAGTGTGGACAGCAGCCTCACCGTCCAGGAGATCTACCAGTTCACCAG GCAGCACTTCCCCTTCTTCCGGACGGCTCCTGAGGGCTGGAAGAACACGGTCCGGCACAACCTGTGCTTCAGCAGCAGCTTTGAGAAGACCACGGACTTTGTCTGCCTGGAGGGGAACCGCAAGTCCCGGCTGTGGAGGCTGACCTCGGAGGGGCGGCGCCGGTTCCAGGAGGAGGCGCAGGCGCTGCCCACCGACCTGATGGGCCTGGTGCACCAGAGCATGGACCGGCCCG AACTCTTGAGGTCCCTCTTTGGGCTCTGA